In Methanocella paludicola SANAE, the sequence GCGGCTCAATCCTGCCTTGCAGATCATCGCCCTGTCCGCCACCATCGGCAACGCTAAAGAGCTCGCTGACTGGATGAAGGCACAGCTGGTCGTAAGCGAGTGGAGGCCGACGGAGCTTAAAGAGGGCGTATTCTTCGGAAGGGCGATCAACTTTTCTAACGATAAGCGGGTCATAAAGACGCCCGGCCCCGACGACGTTCAGGCGCTGGTCTCCGACACGCTGGCCGAGGGCGGCCAGTGCATCGTGTTTGCCAACACTAGGAAGAGCAGCGAGAGCATCGCCCAGAAGCTCGCCAAAAGCCTCTCCAGGAAGATGACGGAGGAGGAAAAGGCCGCTTTTTTAGAGGTCAAGCAGCAGGTCATGCGCCACGCGGAGACGGACACGTGCGCCAAGCTCGCCGCCTGCGTGGAGCACGGCGTAGCCTTCCACCACGCGGGGCTCAAGGGCGAGCACCGGCACATCATCGAGAACGCCTTCAGGAAGAACACCGTCAAGGTCATCGCGTGCACGCCGACCCTGGCGGCCGGCCTTAACCTGCCGGCCCGGCGAGTGATCATAAGGGACTACCGGCGCTTCGACGTGAACTACGGGAACGTGCCCATACCGGTCCTCGAGTACAAACAGATGGCCGGGCGGGCCGGAAGGCCCGGGCTCGACCCATACGGAGAGGCCGTGCTCATCGCGAAGAACTACGATGAGCTGGGCGAGCTCATGGAGAACTACGTGCTCTCCCTTCCCGAGCAGATCACCTCCAAGCTGGGCACCGAGCCCGCGATGCGGGCCCACGTGCTTTCGGCCATCGCCACCGATTTCTGCGGCGACGTCATAGGCCTTAACGAGTTCATGGACACCACGTTCTACGCTCATCAGCGAGGCGACCTGTCCGCCGTGATCGATAATGTGCTCGATTTCCTGGAGGCCGAGAGGATGATCATAAGGACGGCGGACCGGCTTAGGGCGACCGAGCTGGGCAGGCTGACGTCCCGCCTGTACATCGATCCTCTATCCGCCTCCATCATCGTGAGGGCGCTGGAGGCCTCCAAGAAGAGGCAGGAACCCTATAACACTGAGATGGCCCTTTTACAGCTGATAGCCTCGACGCCCGACGTGAAGTCCCTGTACCTCCGCCGGTCGGACTACGGCTGGATCATCAAGTACACGGACGAGCACATATCGGACTTCCTCACAGATGTGCCCGACGTAGGGGACGAGACGGATTTCGAAGCCTTCCTTTCAAGCGTAAAGACGGCAGCCCTGGTAGACATGTGGGTCAACGAGAAGAACGAGGAGGAGATGACCGCCTTCTACAACATCGGCCCCGGCGACGTGCGTAATTTAATGGAGACCTGCGTCTGGCTCATGCACTCGACGGCCGAGATATCGCATTTGCTGAAAGCGCCCTTGACCCGGGAAGCACGGGAGCTGGCCGTGCGCATCGACTACGGCGTCAGCAAGGAGCTCATGGATCTCATTGAGCTGGAGGGCGTGGGCCGCGTCCGCGCCCGCCGTCTCTACGAGGCTGGCTATAAGAACAGGGAGGCGCTGAAGCATGTCGACCTCCAGGTACTGGCGGCCTTAATGGGCGAGAAGGTGGCCGCGAAAATACTGTCCCAGCTCGGGCGTAAAGACGTTCCCGTCTCGACGGAGCCCGACGAAGAGGTCATGGGACAGAGCACGCTGTTCAGCTTCGGGGATTAATTTTATCTGTTTTTAGCCTCAAGTAGGCAGTAATGACGGGTCTCATCATCGTCGGCGGCAAAGTGGAAATTAAAGACGTTAAGGCTTTTATTGGTAAGCTGACGGCCATCGGCAAAGAGTGCGGCGTCACGGTACAGGCGGTCAACGCGGACCTGGTGGCCGGCCGGGGCCACATCGAGTTCGCCTCGGACAAGGCCGTGGAGGCGTTCCGGGAGAAGAGGAACCTGGCCCGGGACCTGGGCATGGAGATCATGCTGTACCTCAGGGGCCGCCGCCAGATCGAGAAGGCTCTGGAGCTGGGCATCCGCGAGGGCACGAATAACGTAGCTATTATTATCGTGGGCGACGAGCCGGGATGCGCCGAGGATAAGGCACGGGCCGCGCTGGACAGGGTGGACGAAAAAGTCGTCGACTACGACCACCGGAAGGACGAGGCGCTCATGCGCCTGTACGACATCACGCCGGCCGAAGTCGACATCGTGGGAAAAGAGCGTATTCCGCTTTTGGTCAGAGAGCGGTCCGCATTACTGGAGTTTGAAAAATAGTTTAAACGATGATACGCTCCGGGCACGAGAACGCCTTTAGCTTATCCTTATCGGCGAAACAGCACAGCGTCAGGTTCGCCCTGCGGGCGCCGTCGATGCCCGAGCTAATGGGCGCAGCCTTCGATACGACGAGCGGTATTCTCGCCCGGGCGGCCTTCATGACCATCCCCGCGGGCTGCCGTCCCGAGGACAGCATGAACATCTTCGTTATGTCGTCCCCGGCGAGCGTCGCAGCCCCGACAACCTTATCGATGGCGTTGTGCCGGCCCACGTCCAGGGCGATGTGCCCTGCCCGGCCCGAAGCGTCCACCAGGCACGCCATGTGGGCGCCCCTGGTGCGGTCGTGAACCTCCGAGTAAAGGTACTTCAGGCTGTCCAGGATGACGTTGATATTAAATTTCTGCTCCACGGGCAGGAACAGGTCCTCGTCCCGGTGTTCCCAGTTGATGCCGATGCACCCGGAGGAGCGGAGCTCGTACCACAGGTCGAAGTGCTCGAAGTTCTTAATCTTCACGTCCACTTTGTTGCCCTTCTGCTCGATACCCTGGATATCGTCCCGGGAGCGCACAGCGCCCTCCGTGACGAGGTATCCCATGACGAGCTCCTTGTGCATCTCGGGCGTGGTGACGATGGAGGACAGCCGGGTCCCGTTCACTAAAAGGTCGATCGTCGTCTCCACGATAACGGGGTCCTTCGCGGGCTCCTTCCCCATCCTGGTCACTTTAACGGAGTCGTATTCTTTTACAAGAGGGCTGTCCATGTGATCCACAAACCCAAAATATATAGTGTAATTAGAACATAACAATGCGTGATGGGTAATAAATCATTCCTTACGAAGAGGCAGGTCATGGTGCTGAGGCTGAGGCAATCCGGCCTTACCCAGGACGAGATCGCCCGGCGTATCAAGACCACCAGGGCGAACGTCAGCCTCATCGAGAAGAGGGCCAGGGAGAACATCGATCGCTCCCGGGAGACCCTGAAGGAATGGGAAAGCATCGTCTCCCCCGTCCGGATCGCCATCAAGAAGGGGACCGACGTCATGAAGATACCCGAGATCGTGTTCTCCGAGGCGGACAAGTCGGGGATCCACGTGAAGTCGAATTCGCTCGACCTGATCACCCGCGTAAAAAAAGAGAAGGGCACCATTATCGGTAACAGGACGCTCGAGGACGACATGGAGATCGACATCACCGATACCGGCGAGGTGAGCATCCTCTGATCTTCGCCATCGACGTGGGCTCGGGGACTCAGGATGTACTTTTAACGGACGATGAACTGACTTTTCATGCTAAGATCGTTATGCCGGCGCCCACGCAGCTCTATGCTGCCGTCGTGCGCAGGGCCCGGAAGGATATCTTTTGCGATGGCTACACCATGGGAGGGGGAGCCTTAAGCGGCGCCCTCGTGAGGCATGCGCAAAAGCACCGTGTGGTCATGACCCCCGATGCTGCCCGAACCGTCCGCGACGACCTGGAGCAGGTCAAAGCCAGGGGCATCGAGGTCGGCACAGAAGAGGACATGAAGAAGCCGTACCTGAAGCTTACTTTACGGGACATCGATATGGCTTCTTTTAAGGACGCGTTCGCAAGGATGAGCTACCCGTTACCGGAGAGGCCCGTGGTTGCGGTGGCCGTGCAGGACCACGGCGTGGCCCCGAGGGGAGTAAGCGACAGGCAGTTCCGGTTCGAGCAGTTCGGTAAAAAGATAAAAAAGGGAGCCACTTTCAAGGATTTTATTTTTACGAAAAAGACGCCGAAATATTCCCGGGTGAGCGCCGTAATCCAGAGCCTGAAGGACGAGGGATACGAGGACGTCCTGGTGATGGACACGAAGATGGCGGGCATATTCGGGGGCCTCTACGCGGAGCCCCTGCCCGCGGTCGCCGTCGACGTAGGCAACGGCCACACCACGGCCGTCTCTGTTTCAGGGGATGGCACCATAGCGGGCATATTCGAGACCCACACGGCCGACCTGACCCATAAAAAGCTGGCGCTGTACATAAAAAAGCTGGCCGACGGTACCCTGACCAACGGGGAGATCTTCGACGAGGGCGGCCACGGGGCGTTCGTGAAGGAGACCGTCGAGCCGAAGGCCGTCATAGCGACCGGCCCCCGGAGGGACATGGCGATGAAAATGAAGATGGGAGCGAAGCCGGCCTCTCCTTTTGACGACGTTTACATGGCGGGGCCCGTCGGGATGGCCCGTGCTTATCTTGCTCTCCATGGATAAGCCCTAAAATAAATATACGCTAATACCCATATATTTGGCAGCCAAATATATGGCACGACATCCCTTAATTTATGACCGCCAGGAGAACAAATTTTATATAAGTACAGGTTTAACTTATCCCTATTAGGGGATGGTTGAGTTAAAAAAACTTGTTAAAATAGCCTTAGCCATAGCGGTCATTGCCGCTATATCGGCCGCAGCTATTATAAAAATGGGCGTATCTTCTACTGGCCCTGGTGATAATAACACGGCCATGTTATCGCTTTCATCGTCATCGGATTCGGGCATAGTGGCATATGCGGCAACGCCCGATCCGACCGTATCGCCTGCGAGGACTCCTCTGGCCGGCGACCGAAATTGGTACACGGTGGACGAGATACTCGGGGCGTTTGGCCCGGAACCTGCCTCATTAGCTCAGAACGCTACTGAGACTTTTCCGGTAAAATGCGGCGATAGGGCGTACCCGTACCCGAACGGCACCATGGCGTACTATACCGATCACATGGGCGCTGCCAGACCCACGACCGACCAGGTCATCGCGTTCCTGGCCACCGACGACACGTACAGGCAGCACACACTGACGGAAGGCAAATTCGTCTGCGTGAACTTCGCCGTGATGCTTCATGACAGCGCCGAGGCCAGGGGCATCGAGGCCCACATGGCATCCGTGTTCTTCTCGAGCGGCCCATCTTCGGGCAGCGGCCACATGGTCAACGCGTTCAACACCACGGACGCCGGATGGGTCTACGTCGACGCTACTGAGAACGGGTGGATACTGATAGGCCCCCTCCGGGAGGGAGACAAGTACCGGGGCACACTCATGGAATGCCGGGACGGCAAGTGGGGCTTCTTCCGGACCGAGACGGGGAATATCGTCAGCACCGTGGAAATAATATAATAGGGGCCAATGGGCCCCATTTTATTTTGCCTTGATGGGCTCGACTTCCTTCTTCTGCTGTCCCACCATGTTGTCCAGCGTGAGGGCCATGAGGAAGGATATGGCCAGGAATACGAGGATGCACAAAAAGGCGCCCTTCAGGCCGATCCAGTCGCCCAGGAGGCCTATTAGTATAGGGCCTCCGCCGTCGCCCACCTCCTTAAAGGTGCCCGACAGGCCCATGACCGTGCCCATAATGGCCGATGGGGCGGCGTAGGCCAGGTATGAGTTCGATACCACCCACAGGGCCGATATGCCGAGACCTGACAGGATCACGGCCGCTCCCCAGACTAGGGGATCCGGCACCAGCGCGATCATCAGCACGCCCGCCGCCAGCAATATCGAGCCGGTCATGATGGGCACCCGTGAGCCGTACTTATCGGCGAGCTTCCCGGAGTAATACTGGGCCAGCACGTATACGACTGCCTGCACGCCCAGTATGGCGCCCGTCACACCGGCGCCGATGCCGTTCTGCGTGCCATACACGGGAAGGAAGGATATGATCGAGTAGAAGGCCAGCATGCCACTCATGCCGATGAAATAACAACTGAAGAAGTCGAGCTTGTTGCTCTCCTTGAGCATGAGGCCGACTGACTGCTTCTTTTTCGGGGGCGTGAAGCTCTCCCGGACAGAGACAAAGCAGAGCACGAGCACTACGGCGCCCGCTATGGCGCAGAGGAGGAACGTGTCGAAGAAGTCGAAGTACTGGGTGACCAGGCCGCCAAGGATCGGGCCGAGGGCGTAGCCTGCGCCCTTGAACGAGTTGTACGTGCCCATGGCCTCGCCCTTGCGGTCCGTGAAAAGGTCGGCCACCAGGGCCGTCGAGGTGGTGGAGAACGCGGCGATGGCGATGCCCTGCATGAACCGGATGACGAATAATAAGAGAGGGGTCTGGAACATGGGGAACATGAGGGAGACGATAACGAGGAGCGCCAGGCCTCCGAGCATGAGCTTTAGCTTGCCTACGCGGTCCGAGAGGATGCCGAACGGGGTCTTCAGGAGGACTTCGGCGATGGCCAGGGACCCGATGACCAGCCCGATGACGGTCATGCTCGAGCCGTATGAGCCCATGTAGTTGCCCAGGTTGGATGATATGAGGTGTCCGGTAAATGAAGCCGTGAACCCTACGAGTGATAGGGCCATTAATGCGATAGTGTCCTTTTTTAACCAGTTTATCGCCATATTTCCATCTCTATGCCTGGCAAAGATTGTATTACTAACCTAAATATTTTTTCTATGGCGTATGCTTGGTAGTTATTTTACCCATCATCGCCAGTGGCGGTAGCCATGTTAATGTTCGTAAAAAGGATAAAATGCCGGCCTGAAGCCGGCATCAACTCATTTTTTCTATGAGAATATCCCGGCGCCCCAGACGAATAGGTTGTAGGCCGTTATCGTCGGGTTGCTGATCGGCCCGGTGACGATCCAGCTGAGTATATTATTTTCGTAGATATAGCTCATATCGCTTTGCGGCGGGAGAGCTATCGTTACTGACGAAGGTCCGGCCTGTTCAACAGGGCTAGGAGTCGGGGTCGGGTTCCATGTCGGTTCGGGCGTGACCGTGGGTGTTGGAGTAGCCGTAGGCGTGGCTGTTGGGGTTGCCGTAGGTGTAGCCGTCGGAGTGGCAGTTGGCGTTGCTGTGGGCGTCGCAGTAGGTGTAGCCGTCGGAGTGGCAGTTGGCGTTGCTGTGGGCGTCGCAGTAGGTGTAGCCGTCGGAGTTGCCGTAGGTGTAGCCGTCGGAGTTGCCGTAGGTGTAGCCGTCGGAGTTGCCGTAGGTGTAGCCGTCGGAGTTGCCGTAGGTGTAGCCGTCGGAGTTGCCGTAGGCGTCGCAGTAGGCGTCGCAGTAGGCGTTACAGACGGATTCACGGGCAATGTCAGATCCAGGTAATTGTTACCGGTCGTCAGCGTGATCGACGCGCTGGCCGTCGCCCCGTTCAGGCTCGCCGTTACAGTGCACGGCCCCGCCGGGACGTTGGAGAAGTGACACTCTCCGCCGTTGTTAGTCGTTCCGGTAAAGGTCGTGCCGTCCGGGTATACCAGCGTCACGGTGGCGCCTGGCGCCCACCCGCCGCTGGAGAGACCGACCTTTACGTTCAGGTTAATATCGGTTTGAGTCGCGATGTCGATATCCGCTACGGGTCTGGCGTAGGAGATAAGCGCCATGCTGATCATTACAGTAATTAGTACAACTATGAAGATGGTGGCTAGCTTTTTATTTGCCATATATTATAATGCCCCCTTATTGTTATTAGACATGCTATGTATGGGATTACACGGCAATGTCTACAATACCAAGTTAGAAGATATATTTTTAAATAGTTATCGCTTATTGTAAAAGGGTTTGTCAAAACTGTTATAAATTATATAATGTTTATTAAAAAAATATTTTACACTCAAAGATATCTCTAAAAATAGTCAAAAATATTCGCTTTAGCTCACTATATTTGTTTATTGTTCATAAATTATAATTTATGATTTACTGTGATATGGCTATTGTTGGTATGCCGAGCATAAATCAAAATAACGTTAGTTAGGAAATTATGGTAAATATCCCTACCAGTTATTTATCGCTTTCAGCTCGAGCGCTTTAAGGCATAAAAAATTACGGCATACGATGGGCTTGGTCTCGTGTATGGAGCACCAGCCGTCCTTTAAAAAGTAACAGGACCTGCCTGGCGATGTGACCTCGTGTACCTGCCTGCCTTCCACGACCCTGGCCTTGATGTGCGCCAGGATATCCTGCCGCCCCTCTGCCTTCCATCGTTCGACGTCCTCCGTTGAGACCCAGAGGAAGCGCGTACAGCACCGGTCCGGGTGGCAGCTCGTGCAGAGGTCCTCGATGGATACGTGTTTTTGTTGTGGCTCCCCTACCATGGTATTTTCCCTAAATTGGAGGCTCAGAGGGCATTTTTGATATATAGCCCTTATGGTGATGCCTATAAAATGTTGTAGATTATAGGACCATAAGCTATTATTAACCAGGCATTATTATGGCAACTATTATATACAAATATCATTTATAAAAAATTAAATGGACAATAATTATAGAAATAAGCTTATCAGCCCTATGGTCATCATATTTCTGGTCGTAATCTTATTAGCCGCATTTTTAGTCATATTGCAGCTCAGCGTTTCCATCGCTGCTAATAATTCGAGCGACAAACCGGCCTCAATATCCTTTAGCCCATCCACGGCCTCGACACTCTTTTCCATGCCAGTACTCACGACGTCGACTGAAAGGATACCCCTCGATAATAATAAAATATGGTATACGGAGGATGAGATCCTCAACGCGTTCGGGCCGGCGCCGTCGGCAATATCAGGTGCGACCACCCAGGTACTACTGGCGAAGAACGGCATCGTCTTCCCGTACCCGAACGGCACTCAGGCGTACTGTACGGAATTTGCAGGCGCACAAGACCCGACGACTGAAGAGCTTATAGCTTTCCTGGCCACGGACGACACGTACAGGCAGCATGATCTTGTCCCCGGAAAGTTCGTTTGCGTGAACTTTGCGGTCCTGCTGAACGACCGCGCGGAATCCCGGGGCATTAAGGCATATATGGCATCGATAATGTTCACGAGCGGCCCTGAATCAGGCACAAATCACATGATCAACGCGTTCAACACGACCGATGCAGGGTGGGTGTACGTTGACGCCATGGATACCGGTTGGATACTGATCGGCCGGCTGGTCCCGGGAGAAAAATACATGGGCACGCTGATGAAAAACCAGGACGGGAAATGGGGCTTCTTCCTGGCGGAAACTGGTAACGTCATAGGCGATGTCGAAATTATTTAAAGAAGAGGCCGAGGGCGGGTGCCCCCGGGGAGTTATTTTTGTTTCGTGAAGTACCAGTATCCCGCCACTAACGCCACGGTGATGAGCAACAGGATGAGCCACCACCAGGACGACAGGTCCGTGGTCTGGGCGGCCGCCGTCGGCTCGGGGGTCGGCGTAGGTGTAGGCAATACCGTTGGTGTCGCCGTGATGATGGATGTCGGCGTGGCTGTCGGTACGGGCGTTGGCGTGGGAGTTGACCACAGGCCGGGGCCTAATATCCAGTCGTCGACATCGCTGGGCGCACGTGCCGTGGGATGTGCAGTCGGCTGAGGTGATGTAGATGGTTCGTTTGAAGGGGTAGGAGTCGTCGTCGGCGTTTCGATGGTGATTATAATGTTTCTTTGAAACTTATCCATATTGGGAACCGTGAACGTGTCCCTGACCTCGTGTCCATTGTATTGGGCAACAATTGTTACCTGTTTTCCTACCTGTATGGTATATTTAAACTGATAAAACCCTGACCCAGCACTCGTAGCCTGTTGGCCATCACAATTTAACGTAGCGCTACCGACAGGGTTGCTATTATCGTTAATATATACATACCCGTAAATGGTACAGCCCGGGTTAGTGCCTTCAGATAAAGCGTAAAGGGGTATTTGGCTGAATGTAATTAACCCGATGGCTACTATTATTATTAGACTCTTCAACTGCCCGAATCCCATATTCTCCCGCAACCTTAGAATGTATATTTTACTATGTTTTCAGATTCCGAATAAATGAAGTACCCCTCTCCGGGTATCATATCGAAACTATATTCATCTGGACTTATTCCTTCTATATAGCTTTCGTAGTTATCGACTGGGTTTATATAATGATCAATAGTCTGACTGCCATCCATCTTACCACATACGGTTTTCGCATTAGACGTACTTAAACTACTCCAGCCGATCAGATTCCAGCCTGGAAATATATCAATGGACCGATGGTCCGGTAAGGAACCATAGATTACAATAAAAGTGTCCTCTTCACAGTATAGGAAATATCCGCTATCTGTCCTCAGATTTATATCGTACGACGGGGGACTAATCCCAACGAGATATGAGGTAAAATTGCCGCTGACACGATCATATGATAATACTGTTGATATTGCAGTACCAGTAAACTGGCTCGCCCAAACAGAATCATTTACGAGCGGGAATGATATGAGGTTCCATCCCTTCTTTAATTGGATAGTAAATGATTGTTGGTCATTCTGGTCATTATCTAATATATTCAACACGGCGGTCTTTTGCTCTCCGAGCACTGCCCCGCCCGTCGGAGCGCTCAACTCAAGGTCGACGGACTCGGTCGGCTCGGCATCGGCATCGTTGAGGATAGTCACATCGAAGGTTTTACTCATCTCGCCCTGGCTAAATGTCAAGGTGCCGCTCGTCTCGAAGTAGTCCTCATCGGGGATGGCGGTGCCCGGCTTTGTCGTATAGCTTACGGTAATGGGGTTCTGGGCATCGTTGACCCTGGTCGCCGTGATTGTCGCGATATGGCCATCCTCGCTCACGAAATACTCGCTCATGCTGAACTGGATAACGGGCGCTAGGTCGTTGCCGCGGTCATCGCGGATCGTCAGCACTGCGCTGCCCGGGGTGCCGATGCCCGCGCCGCCGGCCGCATTACTCAAGGCCAGGTTGACCGTCTCGTCGGGCTCATAGAGGCCGTCGTCGAGGATACGCACTTCAAAGCTCTTACTGAACTCGCCTTTGCTGAAGGTCAGCGTGCCGCTGGCGGCCGTGTAATCTTTCCCCTGCGTGGCAGTACCATCGCTCGTGGCATAATCGACCGATACCTGGCCTTCCGCATCGTTTGCCCTGGACACGGTGATGGCCACAACGCCGCCGTCCTCGTCCACGCCATACGTGGAGGAGCTGAAGTAGACGACAGGTGCGGGATCGTTATCGTTTATCGTGAGCACGGCGCTACCCGGTGTGCCAATAATTGCGCCGCCAGTGGGGGCGCTCAATGTGAGGTTCACCGTCTCGTCGGGCTCATACAGGCTATCTTCAAGGATTGGCACCTTAAAGCTCTTAGTGAACTCGCCGGGGCTGAAGGTGAGGGCGCCAATGGCCGCAATATAATCGCTGCCGGCACTGGCCGTGCCGTCGCGGGTCGCATAATTTACACTGACGGGGCTCGCTGCGTCGTTGGTCCGGGTGACCGTGATCGTGGCATTGCCGCCGTCCTCATCGACTGAGTACGCTGAGGAGCTGAACTGAATTGCTGTCGCGGGGTCATCGTCCTTGATTGTCAGCACCGAGGTGCCCCGGGCGCCGATGCTCGCGCCGCCCTTCGGGTCGCTCAAGGCCAGGCTGACCGTCTCGTCAGGTTCATAGAGGCCGTTATCGACGAGGGGCACCTTGAATGTCTTGCTGAACTCACCCTGACCGAATACCAATGTACCGCTCGCAGGAAGATAGTCCAGCCCCTGCACAGCGGTACCATCGCTTGTGGTATAGAATACCGAAATGGGCCCGTCCGCATCGTTTACCTTGGACACGGTGATAGTCGCATTACCATCGCTCTCGCCGGCCGTGTAAGAGGCCGCGCTGAACTGGACGACGGGCACGGGGTCCGTGTTGATGACCGTGACTGTGGCGGTGCTCGGGCTGCCGAGGGAGCCACATACGGAGGGGTTGGTAAGAGAGATCGTAAAGTCCTTATGGATGGAGTTGAGGCCGTCATCCAAGATCCCGATGGTGATCGTTTTACTCGTTTCACCGTCGCCGAAAGTGAGGGTGCCGCTTGTACGCTCATAGTTCCGGCCGGCGACCGCTGTTCCATCTTTCGTGCCATAGGAAACGCTCAATGTACCGTAGCTCCCATCGCCGCGCTCCACCGTGACAATAGCAGGGCCTTTATCCTCGTCGACCGAGTAGGTCGCGGACGTGAACCGAAGCTTACCCACGTCCTTCGTCCGGATGGTCACGTCGTCCAGCTGCCACCAGGATTCGTACGGGGACGACTTGACTGGCGGTGCGCGGAACATGAAGGTCAGCCTGACGTCATCCCTGCCCGCCACGATGTCCGAGATGTCGATCGAGACCTTCCCGTTATAACTTTCTTTGTTATAGCACCAGACGACGTGTTTTCCGCAGCCGGTCTCGACGATGACCTTGGCCATCAGGTCGCCGACCTTCACGTCATACTTAAGATCGGTGTTGAACTCGAGCACCGCCGTCTTCACGCCCGACAGGTCGATCGTGGGGGACTC encodes:
- a CDS encoding Calx-beta domain-containing protein, whose amino-acid sequence is MLILVIATAPSISTIVQRSGQAEAMSPQAGPGVIFYEPFNSDTLPSGWSSGDGSWIVNGSGNQCGSGSYAFVSTHTINTAPPQPFNAPLESPTIDLSGVKTAVLEFNTDLKYDVKVGDLMAKVIVETGCGKHVVWCYNKESYNGKVSIDISDIVAGRDDVRLTFMFRAPPVKSSPYESWWQLDDVTIRTKDVGKLRFTSATYSVDEDKGPAIVTVERGDGSYGTLSVSYGTKDGTAVAGRNYERTSGTLTFGDGETSKTITIGILDDGLNSIHKDFTISLTNPSVCGSLGSPSTATVTVINTDPVPVVQFSAASYTAGESDGNATITVSKVNDADGPISVFYTTSDGTAVQGLDYLPASGTLVFGQGEFSKTFKVPLVDNGLYEPDETVSLALSDPKGGASIGARGTSVLTIKDDDPATAIQFSSSAYSVDEDGGNATITVTRTNDAASPVSVNYATRDGTASAGSDYIAAIGALTFSPGEFTKSFKVPILEDSLYEPDETVNLTLSAPTGGAIIGTPGSAVLTINDNDPAPVVYFSSSTYGVDEDGGVVAITVSRANDAEGQVSVDYATSDGTATQGKDYTAASGTLTFSKGEFSKSFEVRILDDGLYEPDETVNLALSNAAGGAGIGTPGSAVLTIRDDRGNDLAPVIQFSMSEYFVSEDGHIATITATRVNDAQNPITVSYTTKPGTAIPDEDYFETSGTLTFSQGEMSKTFDVTILNDADAEPTESVDLELSAPTGGAVLGEQKTAVLNILDNDQNDQQSFTIQLKKGWNLISFPLVNDSVWASQFTGTAISTVLSYDRVSGNFTSYLVGISPPSYDINLRTDSGYFLYCEEDTFIVIYGSLPDHRSIDIFPGWNLIGWSSLSTSNAKTVCGKMDGSQTIDHYINPVDNYESYIEGISPDEYSFDMIPGEGYFIYSESENIVKYTF